A genomic window from Aquila chrysaetos chrysaetos chromosome 9, bAquChr1.4, whole genome shotgun sequence includes:
- the MTX1 gene encoding metaxin-1 isoform X1, producing MAAPMELFCWAGGWGLPSVDPDCLAVLTYARFTGAPLKVHRVTSPWRSPSGRLPALKTRDEGTISKMQQIITHLRKQKYNADYDLSATQGADTLAFVSLLEEKLLPVLIHTFWVDTKNYVEHTRKWYTETIPFPLNFFLPNCMHKQHLERLQLMWGDSYMEDEEKLEKELYQDARECLTLLSQRLGSQKFFFGDSFLCPRPASLDAFVFSRLAPLLKAKLPNGKLQQHLKSLQNLCNYCTSILSLYFPWDGGEPPASAPRAAGADGGETEEDPHKRRNQLLSVLVGLVAMLGYAFLSGIVSIQRGGTGLAGRQPITLEEEEEEEED from the exons ATGGCGGCGCCCATGGAGCTGTTCTGCTGggccgggggctgggggctgccctcGGTGGACCCCGACTGCCTGGCCGTGCTG ACCTACGCGCGGTTCACGGGGGCTCCGCTGAAGGTGCACCGGGTCACCAGCCCCTGGAGGAGCCCCTCCG GGCGCCTGCCTGCGCTGAAGACACGGGATGAGGGCACCATCTCCAAAATGCAGCAGATCATAACTCACCTCAGGAAACAG aagtatAATGCCGACTACGACCTCTCAGCTACGCAAGGTGCAGACACGCTGGCCTTCGTGTCCCTGCTGGAAGAGAAACTGCTGCCAGTGCTG atcCACACCTTCTGGGTGGACACAAAGAACTACGTGGAGCACACGCGGAAGTGGTACACTGAAACCATTCCCTTCCCCCTGAACTTCTTCCTGCCCAACTGCATGCACAAGCAGCACCTGGAGCGGCTGCAGCTTATGTGGGGAGACAGCTACATGGAGGACgaggagaagctggagaaggag CTCTACCAGGATGCTCGGGAATGCCTGACACTCCTGTCCCAGCGCCTCGGCTCCCAGAAGTTTTTCTTCGGAGACTC GTTTCTGTGCCCCAGGCCAGCCTCCCTTGACGCCTTTGTCTTCAGCCGCCTGGCGCCACTCCTGAAGGCAAAGCTGCCCAACGGGAAACTGCAGCAGCACCTGAAGTCCCTGCAGAACCTGTGCAACTACTGCACCTCCATCCTCAGCCTCTACTTCCCCTGGGACGGAG GTGAGCCCCCAGCCAGCgccccacgggctgcaggtgccGATGGCGGCGAGACAGAGGAGGACCCCCACAAACGACGGAACCAGCTGCTGTCGgtgctggtggggctggtggCTATGCTGGGCTACGCCTTCCTGAGCGGCATCGTCTCCATCCAGCGTGGCGGCACGGGGCTGGCTGGCCGCCAGCCCATCAccttggaggaggaggaagaggaggaggaggactaA
- the MTX1 gene encoding metaxin-1 isoform X3, which yields MAAPMELFCWAGGWGLPSVDPDCLAVLTYARFTGAPLKVHRVTSPWRSPSGRLPALKTRDEGTISKMQQIITHLRKQKYNADYDLSATQGADTLAFVSLLEEKLLPVLIHTFWVDTKNYVEHTRKWYTETIPFPLNFFLPNCMHKQHLERLQLMWGDSYMEDEEKLEKELYQDARECLTLLSQRLGSQKFFFGDSRLAPLLKAKLPNGKLQQHLKSLQNLCNYCTSILSLYFPWDGGEPPASAPRAAGADGGETEEDPHKRRNQLLSVLVGLVAMLGYAFLSGIVSIQRGGTGLAGRQPITLEEEEEEEED from the exons ATGGCGGCGCCCATGGAGCTGTTCTGCTGggccgggggctgggggctgccctcGGTGGACCCCGACTGCCTGGCCGTGCTG ACCTACGCGCGGTTCACGGGGGCTCCGCTGAAGGTGCACCGGGTCACCAGCCCCTGGAGGAGCCCCTCCG GGCGCCTGCCTGCGCTGAAGACACGGGATGAGGGCACCATCTCCAAAATGCAGCAGATCATAACTCACCTCAGGAAACAG aagtatAATGCCGACTACGACCTCTCAGCTACGCAAGGTGCAGACACGCTGGCCTTCGTGTCCCTGCTGGAAGAGAAACTGCTGCCAGTGCTG atcCACACCTTCTGGGTGGACACAAAGAACTACGTGGAGCACACGCGGAAGTGGTACACTGAAACCATTCCCTTCCCCCTGAACTTCTTCCTGCCCAACTGCATGCACAAGCAGCACCTGGAGCGGCTGCAGCTTATGTGGGGAGACAGCTACATGGAGGACgaggagaagctggagaaggag CTCTACCAGGATGCTCGGGAATGCCTGACACTCCTGTCCCAGCGCCTCGGCTCCCAGAAGTTTTTCTTCGGAGACTC CCGCCTGGCGCCACTCCTGAAGGCAAAGCTGCCCAACGGGAAACTGCAGCAGCACCTGAAGTCCCTGCAGAACCTGTGCAACTACTGCACCTCCATCCTCAGCCTCTACTTCCCCTGGGACGGAG GTGAGCCCCCAGCCAGCgccccacgggctgcaggtgccGATGGCGGCGAGACAGAGGAGGACCCCCACAAACGACGGAACCAGCTGCTGTCGgtgctggtggggctggtggCTATGCTGGGCTACGCCTTCCTGAGCGGCATCGTCTCCATCCAGCGTGGCGGCACGGGGCTGGCTGGCCGCCAGCCCATCAccttggaggaggaggaagaggaggaggaggactaA
- the MTX1 gene encoding metaxin-1 isoform X2 translates to MAAPMELFCWAGGWGLPSVDPDCLAVLTYARFTGAPLKVHRVTSPWRSPSGRLPALKTRDEGTISKMQQIITHLRKQKYNADYDLSATQGADTLAFVSLLEEKLLPVLIHTFWVDTKNYVEHTRKWYTETIPFPLNFFLPNCMHKQHLERLQLMWGDSYMEDEEKLEKELYQDARECLTLLSQRLGSQKFFFGDSPASLDAFVFSRLAPLLKAKLPNGKLQQHLKSLQNLCNYCTSILSLYFPWDGGEPPASAPRAAGADGGETEEDPHKRRNQLLSVLVGLVAMLGYAFLSGIVSIQRGGTGLAGRQPITLEEEEEEEED, encoded by the exons ATGGCGGCGCCCATGGAGCTGTTCTGCTGggccgggggctgggggctgccctcGGTGGACCCCGACTGCCTGGCCGTGCTG ACCTACGCGCGGTTCACGGGGGCTCCGCTGAAGGTGCACCGGGTCACCAGCCCCTGGAGGAGCCCCTCCG GGCGCCTGCCTGCGCTGAAGACACGGGATGAGGGCACCATCTCCAAAATGCAGCAGATCATAACTCACCTCAGGAAACAG aagtatAATGCCGACTACGACCTCTCAGCTACGCAAGGTGCAGACACGCTGGCCTTCGTGTCCCTGCTGGAAGAGAAACTGCTGCCAGTGCTG atcCACACCTTCTGGGTGGACACAAAGAACTACGTGGAGCACACGCGGAAGTGGTACACTGAAACCATTCCCTTCCCCCTGAACTTCTTCCTGCCCAACTGCATGCACAAGCAGCACCTGGAGCGGCTGCAGCTTATGTGGGGAGACAGCTACATGGAGGACgaggagaagctggagaaggag CTCTACCAGGATGCTCGGGAATGCCTGACACTCCTGTCCCAGCGCCTCGGCTCCCAGAAGTTTTTCTTCGGAGACTC GCCAGCCTCCCTTGACGCCTTTGTCTTCAGCCGCCTGGCGCCACTCCTGAAGGCAAAGCTGCCCAACGGGAAACTGCAGCAGCACCTGAAGTCCCTGCAGAACCTGTGCAACTACTGCACCTCCATCCTCAGCCTCTACTTCCCCTGGGACGGAG GTGAGCCCCCAGCCAGCgccccacgggctgcaggtgccGATGGCGGCGAGACAGAGGAGGACCCCCACAAACGACGGAACCAGCTGCTGTCGgtgctggtggggctggtggCTATGCTGGGCTACGCCTTCCTGAGCGGCATCGTCTCCATCCAGCGTGGCGGCACGGGGCTGGCTGGCCGCCAGCCCATCAccttggaggaggaggaagaggaggaggaggactaA